One genomic window of Notamacropus eugenii isolate mMacEug1 chromosome 6, mMacEug1.pri_v2, whole genome shotgun sequence includes the following:
- the NCBP3 gene encoding nuclear cap-binding protein subunit 3 isoform X1 translates to MAAVRGLRVSVKAEAAAAAAAGPHLGLLGPGPERGEPEPMEVEEGELEAVPVRRSLLPVGRRGSGLRDTSRRYENKAGSFITGIDVTSKEAIQKKEQRAKRFHFRAEVNLAQRNVALDRDMMKKAIPKVRLETIYVCGVDEMSTQDIFAYFKEYPPAHIEWLDDTSCNVVWLDEVTATRALINMSSLPTTDKAKTREASEEKAPEKMRKDKQDSSDDETEEGEVEDDAASDLEVSHEDTRASSHQLEVGVDSPAMQKLDALSQVEEDSLLRNDLRPANKLAKGNKLFMRFATKDDKKELGAARRSQYYMKYGNPNYGGMKGILSNSWKRRYHSRRIQRDALRKRTLIGDDVGLTLTPPYKHRHAGLVNVPEEPIEEEEEEEEEEDQDMDEDDRIVVEYRDELQAFKQARERSTSRRPSASGSGSDSDEMDYDLELKMISTPSPKKSLKMTMYADEVESQLRSIRNSMRADSVATSNVKNRIGNKGASDKVADVRLLLEEKRQNTAQRPPASSVKSDVRQRLGKRPHSPEVKTLSSAFTPRREPMSDVHSRLGIPRQDIKGLYSDTREKKSAGSLWTRLGSTTKAKEKGAEKADPEAAAPEEEDSELQRAWGALIKEKEQSHQKKSRLERLPSLQIEISRQSSSDSDAES, encoded by the exons ATGGCGGCCGTGCGCGGCCTGCGGGTGTCGGTGAAGGCCgaggcggcggcagcggcggcggcggggccCCACCTGGGGCTGCTGGGGCCGGGCCCCGAGCGGGGCGAGCCCGAGCCCATGGAGGTGGAGGAGGGCGAGCTGGAGGCCGTGCCAGTGCGGCGCTCGCTGCTGCCGGTAGGACGCCGGGGGTCCGGCCTCCGG GACACGAGCCGCCGCTACGAGAACAAGGCGGGGAGCTTCATCACGGGCATCGACGTCACCTCCAAG GAAGCTATCCAGAAGAAAGAGCAGCGAGCCAAGCGCTTTCACTTCCGAGCCGAAGTCAACCTTGCCCAAAGGAATGTGGCCTTGGACCGAGACATGATGAAGAAAG CAATCCCCAAGGTGAGACTGGAAACCATCTACGTCTGTGGAGTTGATGAGATGAGCACCCAGGACATCTTCGCCTACTTCAAGGAGTACCCCCCTGCTCACATTGAGTGGCTGGATGACACCTCCT GTAATGTGGTCTGGCTGGACGAGGTGACTGCAACGCGGGCCCTCATCAACATGAGCTCCCTGCCCACCACAGATAAAGCCAAAACCCgagaagccagtgaggagaaggccCCAGAGAAGATGAGAAAAG ACAAACAGGACAGCTCTGATGATGAGACTGAGGAAGGAGAGGTGGAAGATGATGCTGCAAGTGACCTGGAGGTCAGTCATGAAGACACCAGGGCCTCCAGCCACCagctggaggtgggggtggacagTCCAGCCATGCAAAAG TTGGATGCGCTGTCACAGGTCGAGGAAGATTCCCTCTTACGGAACGACCTTCGTCCAGCTAACAAACTGGCCAAAGGAAACAAGCTGTTCATGAGATTCGCCACAAAAG ATGACAAGAAGGAGCTCGGCGCAGCGCGGAGGAGCCAGTATTACATGAAATACGGGAACCCCAACTATGGAGGCATGAAAGGCATACTCAGCAACTCCTG GAAAAGAAGATACCATTCCCGCCGCATCCAGAGGGACGCACTTAGGAAGCGGACACTGATTGGGGATGATGTAGGCCTGACCTTGACCCCTCCTTACAAGCATCGGCATGCAG GTCTGGTGAATGTTCCAGAGGAGCCtatagaggaggaagaggaggaagaggaagaggaagaccaGGACATGGATGAAGATGACAGGATCGTAGTAGAGTACCGCGATGAGCTGCAAGCCTTCAAGCAGGCACGTGAGCGAAGTACATCCCGTCGGCCCAGTGCCAGCGGCTCGGGCTCTGACTCGGACGAGATGGATTATGACCTGGAGCTGAAGATGATCTCCACGCCCTCGCCAAAGAAGAGCTTGAAGATGACCATGTATGCGGACGAGGTCGAGTCACAGCTGAGGAGCATTCG GAACTCCATGAGGGCTGACAGCGTAGCCACCAGCAACGTCAAAAACCGCATCGGGAACAAAGGGGCATCTGACAAGGTTGCCGACGTGCGGCTTCTGCTTGAGGAGAAGCGGCAAAACACAGCACAGAGGCCACCTGCGAGCAGTGTCAAATCTG ATGTCCGTCAGAGATTAGGAAAGAGACCACATTCTCCAGAAGTCAAGACCTTGAGCAGCGCCTTCACCCCACGGAGAGAGCCGATGTCCGATGTCCACAGTAGGCTCGGTATCCCCAGGCAGGACATCAAGGGCCTCTATTCTGACACCCGGGAGAAGAAGTCAG CAGGCAGCTTATGGACTCGCTTGGGATCTACCACGAAGGCAAAAGAGAAGGGGGCTGAGAAGGCAGACCCCGAGGCAGCAGCCCCTGAGGAGGAGGACTCAGAGCTTCAGCGGGCGTGGGGAGCTCTGATCAAGGAGAAGGAGCAGTCCCACCAGAAGAAAAGTCGCTTAGAGCGTTTACCGTCTCTGCAGATTGAGATCAGTCGGCAAAGCAGCTCTGACTCAGATGCTGAGTCGTGA
- the NCBP3 gene encoding nuclear cap-binding protein subunit 3 isoform X6: protein MAAVRGLRVSVKAEAAAAAAAGPHLGLLGPGPERGEPEPMEVEEGELEAVPVRRSLLPVGRRGSGLRDTSRRYENKAGSFITGIDVTSKEAIQKKEQRAKRFHFRAEVNLAQRNVALDRDMMKKAIPKVRLETIYVCGVDEMSTQDIFAYFKEYPPAHIEWLDDTSCNVVWLDEVTATRALINMSSLPTTDKAKTREASEEKAPEKMRKDKQDSSDDETEEGEVEDDAASDLELDALSQVEEDSLLRNDLRPANKLAKGNKLFMRFATKDDKKELGAARRSQYYMKYGNPNYGGMKGILSNSWKRRYHSRRIQRDALRKRTLIGDDVGLTLTPPYKHRHAGLVNVPEEPIEEEEEEEEEEDQDMDEDDRIVVEYRDELQAFKQARERSTSRRPSASGSGSDSDEMDYDLELKMISTPSPKKSLKMTMYADEVESQLRSIRNSMRADSVATSNVKNRIGNKGASDKVADVRLLLEEKRQNTAQRPPASSVKSDVRQRLGKRPHSPEVKTLSSAFTPRREPMSDVHSRLGIPRQDIKGLYSDTREKKSGSLWTRLGSTTKAKEKGAEKADPEAAAPEEEDSELQRAWGALIKEKEQSHQKKSRLERLPSLQIEISRQSSSDSDAES from the exons ATGGCGGCCGTGCGCGGCCTGCGGGTGTCGGTGAAGGCCgaggcggcggcagcggcggcggcggggccCCACCTGGGGCTGCTGGGGCCGGGCCCCGAGCGGGGCGAGCCCGAGCCCATGGAGGTGGAGGAGGGCGAGCTGGAGGCCGTGCCAGTGCGGCGCTCGCTGCTGCCGGTAGGACGCCGGGGGTCCGGCCTCCGG GACACGAGCCGCCGCTACGAGAACAAGGCGGGGAGCTTCATCACGGGCATCGACGTCACCTCCAAG GAAGCTATCCAGAAGAAAGAGCAGCGAGCCAAGCGCTTTCACTTCCGAGCCGAAGTCAACCTTGCCCAAAGGAATGTGGCCTTGGACCGAGACATGATGAAGAAAG CAATCCCCAAGGTGAGACTGGAAACCATCTACGTCTGTGGAGTTGATGAGATGAGCACCCAGGACATCTTCGCCTACTTCAAGGAGTACCCCCCTGCTCACATTGAGTGGCTGGATGACACCTCCT GTAATGTGGTCTGGCTGGACGAGGTGACTGCAACGCGGGCCCTCATCAACATGAGCTCCCTGCCCACCACAGATAAAGCCAAAACCCgagaagccagtgaggagaaggccCCAGAGAAGATGAGAAAAG ACAAACAGGACAGCTCTGATGATGAGACTGAGGAAGGAGAGGTGGAAGATGATGCTGCAAGTGACCTGGAG TTGGATGCGCTGTCACAGGTCGAGGAAGATTCCCTCTTACGGAACGACCTTCGTCCAGCTAACAAACTGGCCAAAGGAAACAAGCTGTTCATGAGATTCGCCACAAAAG ATGACAAGAAGGAGCTCGGCGCAGCGCGGAGGAGCCAGTATTACATGAAATACGGGAACCCCAACTATGGAGGCATGAAAGGCATACTCAGCAACTCCTG GAAAAGAAGATACCATTCCCGCCGCATCCAGAGGGACGCACTTAGGAAGCGGACACTGATTGGGGATGATGTAGGCCTGACCTTGACCCCTCCTTACAAGCATCGGCATGCAG GTCTGGTGAATGTTCCAGAGGAGCCtatagaggaggaagaggaggaagaggaagaggaagaccaGGACATGGATGAAGATGACAGGATCGTAGTAGAGTACCGCGATGAGCTGCAAGCCTTCAAGCAGGCACGTGAGCGAAGTACATCCCGTCGGCCCAGTGCCAGCGGCTCGGGCTCTGACTCGGACGAGATGGATTATGACCTGGAGCTGAAGATGATCTCCACGCCCTCGCCAAAGAAGAGCTTGAAGATGACCATGTATGCGGACGAGGTCGAGTCACAGCTGAGGAGCATTCG GAACTCCATGAGGGCTGACAGCGTAGCCACCAGCAACGTCAAAAACCGCATCGGGAACAAAGGGGCATCTGACAAGGTTGCCGACGTGCGGCTTCTGCTTGAGGAGAAGCGGCAAAACACAGCACAGAGGCCACCTGCGAGCAGTGTCAAATCTG ATGTCCGTCAGAGATTAGGAAAGAGACCACATTCTCCAGAAGTCAAGACCTTGAGCAGCGCCTTCACCCCACGGAGAGAGCCGATGTCCGATGTCCACAGTAGGCTCGGTATCCCCAGGCAGGACATCAAGGGCCTCTATTCTGACACCCGGGAGAAGAAGTCAG GCAGCTTATGGACTCGCTTGGGATCTACCACGAAGGCAAAAGAGAAGGGGGCTGAGAAGGCAGACCCCGAGGCAGCAGCCCCTGAGGAGGAGGACTCAGAGCTTCAGCGGGCGTGGGGAGCTCTGATCAAGGAGAAGGAGCAGTCCCACCAGAAGAAAAGTCGCTTAGAGCGTTTACCGTCTCTGCAGATTGAGATCAGTCGGCAAAGCAGCTCTGACTCAGATGCTGAGTCGTGA
- the NCBP3 gene encoding nuclear cap-binding protein subunit 3 isoform X5, translating to MAAVRGLRVSVKAEAAAAAAAGPHLGLLGPGPERGEPEPMEVEEGELEAVPVRRSLLPVGRRGSGLRDTSRRYENKAGSFITGIDVTSKEAIQKKEQRAKRFHFRAEVNLAQRNVALDRDMMKKAIPKVRLETIYVCGVDEMSTQDIFAYFKEYPPAHIEWLDDTSCNVVWLDEVTATRALINMSSLPTTDKAKTREASEEKAPEKMRKDKQDSSDDETEEGEVEDDAASDLELDALSQVEEDSLLRNDLRPANKLAKGNKLFMRFATKDDKKELGAARRSQYYMKYGNPNYGGMKGILSNSWKRRYHSRRIQRDALRKRTLIGDDVGLTLTPPYKHRHAGLVNVPEEPIEEEEEEEEEEDQDMDEDDRIVVEYRDELQAFKQARERSTSRRPSASGSGSDSDEMDYDLELKMISTPSPKKSLKMTMYADEVESQLRSIRNSMRADSVATSNVKNRIGNKGASDKVADVRLLLEEKRQNTAQRPPASSVKSDVRQRLGKRPHSPEVKTLSSAFTPRREPMSDVHSRLGIPRQDIKGLYSDTREKKSAGSLWTRLGSTTKAKEKGAEKADPEAAAPEEEDSELQRAWGALIKEKEQSHQKKSRLERLPSLQIEISRQSSSDSDAES from the exons ATGGCGGCCGTGCGCGGCCTGCGGGTGTCGGTGAAGGCCgaggcggcggcagcggcggcggcggggccCCACCTGGGGCTGCTGGGGCCGGGCCCCGAGCGGGGCGAGCCCGAGCCCATGGAGGTGGAGGAGGGCGAGCTGGAGGCCGTGCCAGTGCGGCGCTCGCTGCTGCCGGTAGGACGCCGGGGGTCCGGCCTCCGG GACACGAGCCGCCGCTACGAGAACAAGGCGGGGAGCTTCATCACGGGCATCGACGTCACCTCCAAG GAAGCTATCCAGAAGAAAGAGCAGCGAGCCAAGCGCTTTCACTTCCGAGCCGAAGTCAACCTTGCCCAAAGGAATGTGGCCTTGGACCGAGACATGATGAAGAAAG CAATCCCCAAGGTGAGACTGGAAACCATCTACGTCTGTGGAGTTGATGAGATGAGCACCCAGGACATCTTCGCCTACTTCAAGGAGTACCCCCCTGCTCACATTGAGTGGCTGGATGACACCTCCT GTAATGTGGTCTGGCTGGACGAGGTGACTGCAACGCGGGCCCTCATCAACATGAGCTCCCTGCCCACCACAGATAAAGCCAAAACCCgagaagccagtgaggagaaggccCCAGAGAAGATGAGAAAAG ACAAACAGGACAGCTCTGATGATGAGACTGAGGAAGGAGAGGTGGAAGATGATGCTGCAAGTGACCTGGAG TTGGATGCGCTGTCACAGGTCGAGGAAGATTCCCTCTTACGGAACGACCTTCGTCCAGCTAACAAACTGGCCAAAGGAAACAAGCTGTTCATGAGATTCGCCACAAAAG ATGACAAGAAGGAGCTCGGCGCAGCGCGGAGGAGCCAGTATTACATGAAATACGGGAACCCCAACTATGGAGGCATGAAAGGCATACTCAGCAACTCCTG GAAAAGAAGATACCATTCCCGCCGCATCCAGAGGGACGCACTTAGGAAGCGGACACTGATTGGGGATGATGTAGGCCTGACCTTGACCCCTCCTTACAAGCATCGGCATGCAG GTCTGGTGAATGTTCCAGAGGAGCCtatagaggaggaagaggaggaagaggaagaggaagaccaGGACATGGATGAAGATGACAGGATCGTAGTAGAGTACCGCGATGAGCTGCAAGCCTTCAAGCAGGCACGTGAGCGAAGTACATCCCGTCGGCCCAGTGCCAGCGGCTCGGGCTCTGACTCGGACGAGATGGATTATGACCTGGAGCTGAAGATGATCTCCACGCCCTCGCCAAAGAAGAGCTTGAAGATGACCATGTATGCGGACGAGGTCGAGTCACAGCTGAGGAGCATTCG GAACTCCATGAGGGCTGACAGCGTAGCCACCAGCAACGTCAAAAACCGCATCGGGAACAAAGGGGCATCTGACAAGGTTGCCGACGTGCGGCTTCTGCTTGAGGAGAAGCGGCAAAACACAGCACAGAGGCCACCTGCGAGCAGTGTCAAATCTG ATGTCCGTCAGAGATTAGGAAAGAGACCACATTCTCCAGAAGTCAAGACCTTGAGCAGCGCCTTCACCCCACGGAGAGAGCCGATGTCCGATGTCCACAGTAGGCTCGGTATCCCCAGGCAGGACATCAAGGGCCTCTATTCTGACACCCGGGAGAAGAAGTCAG CAGGCAGCTTATGGACTCGCTTGGGATCTACCACGAAGGCAAAAGAGAAGGGGGCTGAGAAGGCAGACCCCGAGGCAGCAGCCCCTGAGGAGGAGGACTCAGAGCTTCAGCGGGCGTGGGGAGCTCTGATCAAGGAGAAGGAGCAGTCCCACCAGAAGAAAAGTCGCTTAGAGCGTTTACCGTCTCTGCAGATTGAGATCAGTCGGCAAAGCAGCTCTGACTCAGATGCTGAGTCGTGA
- the NCBP3 gene encoding nuclear cap-binding protein subunit 3 isoform X2 has protein sequence MAAVRGLRVSVKAEAAAAAAAGPHLGLLGPGPERGEPEPMEVEEGELEAVPVRRSLLPVGRRGSGLRDTSRRYENKAGSFITGIDVTSKEAIQKKEQRAKRFHFRAEVNLAQRNVALDRDMMKKAIPKVRLETIYVCGVDEMSTQDIFAYFKEYPPAHIEWLDDTSCNVVWLDEVTATRALINMSSLPTTDKAKTREASEEKAPEKMRKDKQDSSDDETEEGEVEDDAASDLEVSHEDTRASSHQLEVGVDSPAMQKLDALSQVEEDSLLRNDLRPANKLAKGNKLFMRFATKDDKKELGAARRSQYYMKYGNPNYGGMKGILSNSWKRRYHSRRIQRDALRKRTLIGDDVGLTLTPPYKHRHAGLVNVPEEPIEEEEEEEEEEDQDMDEDDRIVVEYRDELQAFKQARERSTSRRPSASGSGSDSDEMDYDLELKMISTPSPKKSLKMTMYADEVESQLRSIRNSMRADSVATSNVKNRIGNKGASDKVADVRLLLEEKRQNTAQRPPASSVKSDVRQRLGKRPHSPEVKTLSSAFTPRREPMSDVHSRLGIPRQDIKGLYSDTREKKSGSLWTRLGSTTKAKEKGAEKADPEAAAPEEEDSELQRAWGALIKEKEQSHQKKSRLERLPSLQIEISRQSSSDSDAES, from the exons ATGGCGGCCGTGCGCGGCCTGCGGGTGTCGGTGAAGGCCgaggcggcggcagcggcggcggcggggccCCACCTGGGGCTGCTGGGGCCGGGCCCCGAGCGGGGCGAGCCCGAGCCCATGGAGGTGGAGGAGGGCGAGCTGGAGGCCGTGCCAGTGCGGCGCTCGCTGCTGCCGGTAGGACGCCGGGGGTCCGGCCTCCGG GACACGAGCCGCCGCTACGAGAACAAGGCGGGGAGCTTCATCACGGGCATCGACGTCACCTCCAAG GAAGCTATCCAGAAGAAAGAGCAGCGAGCCAAGCGCTTTCACTTCCGAGCCGAAGTCAACCTTGCCCAAAGGAATGTGGCCTTGGACCGAGACATGATGAAGAAAG CAATCCCCAAGGTGAGACTGGAAACCATCTACGTCTGTGGAGTTGATGAGATGAGCACCCAGGACATCTTCGCCTACTTCAAGGAGTACCCCCCTGCTCACATTGAGTGGCTGGATGACACCTCCT GTAATGTGGTCTGGCTGGACGAGGTGACTGCAACGCGGGCCCTCATCAACATGAGCTCCCTGCCCACCACAGATAAAGCCAAAACCCgagaagccagtgaggagaaggccCCAGAGAAGATGAGAAAAG ACAAACAGGACAGCTCTGATGATGAGACTGAGGAAGGAGAGGTGGAAGATGATGCTGCAAGTGACCTGGAGGTCAGTCATGAAGACACCAGGGCCTCCAGCCACCagctggaggtgggggtggacagTCCAGCCATGCAAAAG TTGGATGCGCTGTCACAGGTCGAGGAAGATTCCCTCTTACGGAACGACCTTCGTCCAGCTAACAAACTGGCCAAAGGAAACAAGCTGTTCATGAGATTCGCCACAAAAG ATGACAAGAAGGAGCTCGGCGCAGCGCGGAGGAGCCAGTATTACATGAAATACGGGAACCCCAACTATGGAGGCATGAAAGGCATACTCAGCAACTCCTG GAAAAGAAGATACCATTCCCGCCGCATCCAGAGGGACGCACTTAGGAAGCGGACACTGATTGGGGATGATGTAGGCCTGACCTTGACCCCTCCTTACAAGCATCGGCATGCAG GTCTGGTGAATGTTCCAGAGGAGCCtatagaggaggaagaggaggaagaggaagaggaagaccaGGACATGGATGAAGATGACAGGATCGTAGTAGAGTACCGCGATGAGCTGCAAGCCTTCAAGCAGGCACGTGAGCGAAGTACATCCCGTCGGCCCAGTGCCAGCGGCTCGGGCTCTGACTCGGACGAGATGGATTATGACCTGGAGCTGAAGATGATCTCCACGCCCTCGCCAAAGAAGAGCTTGAAGATGACCATGTATGCGGACGAGGTCGAGTCACAGCTGAGGAGCATTCG GAACTCCATGAGGGCTGACAGCGTAGCCACCAGCAACGTCAAAAACCGCATCGGGAACAAAGGGGCATCTGACAAGGTTGCCGACGTGCGGCTTCTGCTTGAGGAGAAGCGGCAAAACACAGCACAGAGGCCACCTGCGAGCAGTGTCAAATCTG ATGTCCGTCAGAGATTAGGAAAGAGACCACATTCTCCAGAAGTCAAGACCTTGAGCAGCGCCTTCACCCCACGGAGAGAGCCGATGTCCGATGTCCACAGTAGGCTCGGTATCCCCAGGCAGGACATCAAGGGCCTCTATTCTGACACCCGGGAGAAGAAGTCAG GCAGCTTATGGACTCGCTTGGGATCTACCACGAAGGCAAAAGAGAAGGGGGCTGAGAAGGCAGACCCCGAGGCAGCAGCCCCTGAGGAGGAGGACTCAGAGCTTCAGCGGGCGTGGGGAGCTCTGATCAAGGAGAAGGAGCAGTCCCACCAGAAGAAAAGTCGCTTAGAGCGTTTACCGTCTCTGCAGATTGAGATCAGTCGGCAAAGCAGCTCTGACTCAGATGCTGAGTCGTGA
- the NCBP3 gene encoding nuclear cap-binding protein subunit 3 isoform X3 translates to MAAVRGLRVSVKAEAAAAAAAGPHLGLLGPGPERGEPEPMEVEEGELEAVPVRRSLLPDTSRRYENKAGSFITGIDVTSKEAIQKKEQRAKRFHFRAEVNLAQRNVALDRDMMKKAIPKVRLETIYVCGVDEMSTQDIFAYFKEYPPAHIEWLDDTSCNVVWLDEVTATRALINMSSLPTTDKAKTREASEEKAPEKMRKDKQDSSDDETEEGEVEDDAASDLEVSHEDTRASSHQLEVGVDSPAMQKLDALSQVEEDSLLRNDLRPANKLAKGNKLFMRFATKDDKKELGAARRSQYYMKYGNPNYGGMKGILSNSWKRRYHSRRIQRDALRKRTLIGDDVGLTLTPPYKHRHAGLVNVPEEPIEEEEEEEEEEDQDMDEDDRIVVEYRDELQAFKQARERSTSRRPSASGSGSDSDEMDYDLELKMISTPSPKKSLKMTMYADEVESQLRSIRNSMRADSVATSNVKNRIGNKGASDKVADVRLLLEEKRQNTAQRPPASSVKSDVRQRLGKRPHSPEVKTLSSAFTPRREPMSDVHSRLGIPRQDIKGLYSDTREKKSAGSLWTRLGSTTKAKEKGAEKADPEAAAPEEEDSELQRAWGALIKEKEQSHQKKSRLERLPSLQIEISRQSSSDSDAES, encoded by the exons ATGGCGGCCGTGCGCGGCCTGCGGGTGTCGGTGAAGGCCgaggcggcggcagcggcggcggcggggccCCACCTGGGGCTGCTGGGGCCGGGCCCCGAGCGGGGCGAGCCCGAGCCCATGGAGGTGGAGGAGGGCGAGCTGGAGGCCGTGCCAGTGCGGCGCTCGCTGCTGCCG GACACGAGCCGCCGCTACGAGAACAAGGCGGGGAGCTTCATCACGGGCATCGACGTCACCTCCAAG GAAGCTATCCAGAAGAAAGAGCAGCGAGCCAAGCGCTTTCACTTCCGAGCCGAAGTCAACCTTGCCCAAAGGAATGTGGCCTTGGACCGAGACATGATGAAGAAAG CAATCCCCAAGGTGAGACTGGAAACCATCTACGTCTGTGGAGTTGATGAGATGAGCACCCAGGACATCTTCGCCTACTTCAAGGAGTACCCCCCTGCTCACATTGAGTGGCTGGATGACACCTCCT GTAATGTGGTCTGGCTGGACGAGGTGACTGCAACGCGGGCCCTCATCAACATGAGCTCCCTGCCCACCACAGATAAAGCCAAAACCCgagaagccagtgaggagaaggccCCAGAGAAGATGAGAAAAG ACAAACAGGACAGCTCTGATGATGAGACTGAGGAAGGAGAGGTGGAAGATGATGCTGCAAGTGACCTGGAGGTCAGTCATGAAGACACCAGGGCCTCCAGCCACCagctggaggtgggggtggacagTCCAGCCATGCAAAAG TTGGATGCGCTGTCACAGGTCGAGGAAGATTCCCTCTTACGGAACGACCTTCGTCCAGCTAACAAACTGGCCAAAGGAAACAAGCTGTTCATGAGATTCGCCACAAAAG ATGACAAGAAGGAGCTCGGCGCAGCGCGGAGGAGCCAGTATTACATGAAATACGGGAACCCCAACTATGGAGGCATGAAAGGCATACTCAGCAACTCCTG GAAAAGAAGATACCATTCCCGCCGCATCCAGAGGGACGCACTTAGGAAGCGGACACTGATTGGGGATGATGTAGGCCTGACCTTGACCCCTCCTTACAAGCATCGGCATGCAG GTCTGGTGAATGTTCCAGAGGAGCCtatagaggaggaagaggaggaagaggaagaggaagaccaGGACATGGATGAAGATGACAGGATCGTAGTAGAGTACCGCGATGAGCTGCAAGCCTTCAAGCAGGCACGTGAGCGAAGTACATCCCGTCGGCCCAGTGCCAGCGGCTCGGGCTCTGACTCGGACGAGATGGATTATGACCTGGAGCTGAAGATGATCTCCACGCCCTCGCCAAAGAAGAGCTTGAAGATGACCATGTATGCGGACGAGGTCGAGTCACAGCTGAGGAGCATTCG GAACTCCATGAGGGCTGACAGCGTAGCCACCAGCAACGTCAAAAACCGCATCGGGAACAAAGGGGCATCTGACAAGGTTGCCGACGTGCGGCTTCTGCTTGAGGAGAAGCGGCAAAACACAGCACAGAGGCCACCTGCGAGCAGTGTCAAATCTG ATGTCCGTCAGAGATTAGGAAAGAGACCACATTCTCCAGAAGTCAAGACCTTGAGCAGCGCCTTCACCCCACGGAGAGAGCCGATGTCCGATGTCCACAGTAGGCTCGGTATCCCCAGGCAGGACATCAAGGGCCTCTATTCTGACACCCGGGAGAAGAAGTCAG CAGGCAGCTTATGGACTCGCTTGGGATCTACCACGAAGGCAAAAGAGAAGGGGGCTGAGAAGGCAGACCCCGAGGCAGCAGCCCCTGAGGAGGAGGACTCAGAGCTTCAGCGGGCGTGGGGAGCTCTGATCAAGGAGAAGGAGCAGTCCCACCAGAAGAAAAGTCGCTTAGAGCGTTTACCGTCTCTGCAGATTGAGATCAGTCGGCAAAGCAGCTCTGACTCAGATGCTGAGTCGTGA